Genomic segment of Peptococcaceae bacterium:
GCTTTGGGCTACAAGCAGCTTATGGAAGTCGAAGCCGCTTTCCGCACCCTGAAAACCACGTTAGACTTACGTCCTGTCTATCATCGTAAGGAAGAACGTATTAAAGCCCATGTTCTGCTTTGCTGGTTAGCCTTGTTGTTAGTTCGTCTTTCCGAAGTAGAAACGAAACAGACCTGGCGGACGCTGCGCATGACATTGGAAAAAATGCATCTGGTCGAGTACGAGTCGGTAGACGGACGGGTATGGCAAAGGACTGAAACGACCGAGGAACAAAGGGGTATCTTTTCAGCGCTAAGAATTGCTGAACCCCCGAAAATATGGCACATCGCCCCTCTGAAGGCTAAAAAAACGTAGACATACGCGAAGTTATCCACAAGTGTTCCAAAGCCTTGACCCGCCAGGGATGGCGGCGATTTTTGTATCTACTAGCCGTCGAACCCAAGCAAAAGAAAATCCCCACTTTTGCAACTTAAAATTCCCCAAAATTGCAAAGGCCATTGCAGGCACCTAACAAAACCTTTACTCTTGTAGTTGAGTGAGTATGACTGCAAGGGAGGCAAATGGAGGATGCTTACAATGACCCAAATCAATGATATCAGAAACGCGTATTTTATGAAAGACTAACATATTAGCCAAATAACCCGGTCCTTCAAAAATCTGATGCGTCAGCTCTGTTTTCACCTAAATATTTATTTAAATTTTACAACATTTTTAGTTAAAGATTCGCACCGTTCAACCCCGCGGGGATCAATCGCCCCGTTTTTTAACGTACTGCTTGGGTGGAAGGCCCACCAGCTTCTTAAACGTGCGGATAAAATGCGATGGGTTATTGAACCCGACCATCTCGCCGGCCCTCTGGACAGGGAATCCTTTTTTCAAGAGCTCCCGGGCTTTCAAAACCCTGCGGTTAATGATGTACTCGTTGACCGTGAAGCCCGTGGCTTTCTTAAAGAGAGCTCCAAGGTGGTATTTGCTGATATAGAAGGCGCCCGCCAGGCGTTCCAGGGAAAGGTCCTCGCCCAGGTGCGTCTGTATAAACTGCAGCACGGGAACAATCCTGTTAAACCCTTTTTCGTCGCCGGCGGGATAAGAAAACGCCGGGTTGCGAAACAGCGAGTTCACATAAAGCAGTATCTCCGCCAGGACTATTTTTTTATAAACATCGCGCCCGAACAGGCCGGCGGAGTAATATTTCTCCGCCTTATCGAACAAAGAAAGCAGCGTCTTTGACTGTTCCGCGGAAAGCCTTACGCAGTGAGAAAACCCCGGCCCCCTGTTGACAAAACAGTCAAGGAGGTTGGTCTGCGGCGTGCATAAGTCCTGCACGAATTCCGGATTAAAATAGACGACATACCTTTCATAAACAGCGCCGTCGGAGGAAACGCTTCTGTGCAGGTCCATAGTATTGAAAACAAACAGGGTACCTCTTTGCACGGGATAAATCCTATCCCCGACAAAGAAATTGACATTGTCCGACAGGGAATAGTTGATTTCATAAAAGTCGTGAAAATGGTATTTCTTCATGTTCCAGCCGATATTCGCGTTGCGGTTGATCAAAAAACCTTCCTCTTTTAAATCCGCCAGCCCTTTTGCGCTCACCGGGCAGTTTCCCTCCTCAAGCGGTCTTTGCTTCAAGTATAGAACAATATCCCCAATATATGCAAACATTACCCCTTAAAAAGCAAAGATTTTGCTTATCAAAGCATTTATAATGTATGGGAAGAATTAATTTGCTGTCTTAGCGCAAATTCAGCAGGCGGGGTGTGAAATTTTGACCGAGGCCATTATCAGTTTATCGGGTGACAAGTACAGCGAATACTTGAGGGACGAATCACGCAGCACCGGCGAAGCGGAGTCCATCTCCTTTCCCAGGTCCGAACAGGACATTATCAACATCCTGGCCGCCGTACGCGAAAAAGGTATAAAACTTACCGTCCAGGGAGCGCGTACAGGGATTACCGGCGGGGCGGTCCCGCGCGGCGGCCATATCATGAATCTCAGCCTGATGAACAAGGTTACCGGAGCCCGTTTTGATAAAGAAAAAAACATCGCCTGTCTTACAGTGCAGCCGGGCCTTCTCCTTTCGCAGCTCCGCAAAATGCTGCCGGGTCTGAATTTCGACACAACTGGGTGGACTTCCGAATCGCTTGCAGCGCTGGAAGACTTAAGAAAAACCGGACCGTGGTTTTTCACGCCCGATCCCACCGAAACCACCGCTTCCCTCGGGGGAATGGCGGCCTGCAACGCTTCCGGCGCCCGTTCGTTTTATTACGGCGCCACCAGGAACCATATCGAGTCTTTGCGTATCCTGCTCCCCGACGGATCTTCTTTCAGCCTGAAAAGGGGCCGTGATAAGGCTTCATGCAGTAATTTCAAGATCTTGACTGAGCAGGGCGGTGTGATTGAGGGTATGATTCCCCGCTACCGTATGCCCGGCGTGAAAAACGCCGCCGGCTATTTTGTCAAGGACGGCATGGACCTGGTCGACCTTTTTATCGGCTCGGAGGGGACCCTGGGTATAATCACGGAGATTGAGATCCGGCTCGTCCCTGCTCCACGGGCGATGTGGGGAGTCACCGTTTTCTTCCCGGAAGAAAAAAGCGCCGTTTTGTTTGTCAGGGCGGTGCGTGGAGAACCGGTCGCCTGCCTGGAAAAGCCCTTCCCGCACAAGCCGGTGGCCATCGAGTACTTCAACCATAAGTCTCTCCAGCTGTTAAGAACGCAAAAGGAGCGGTACGCCGCTTTCGGACAGATCCAGGAACTGCGGCCCGAATATCACACGGCAATATACGTCGAATACCACGCCAACAGTGATGAAGAGCTTTTTGAAATAATGAAGCGTCTCGGACGGCTTATCGCCGCCTGCGGGGGGAATGAAGAAAACACCTGGGTGGCGTACAAGCCGTCCGACATGGAAAAACTCCACTTCTTCAGGCATGCCGTCCCGGAAAGCGTCAACATGTTGATTGACCAGAGGCGAAAGAAGGACCCCGCCCTCACCAAGCTGGGTACGGATATGGCCGTGCCGGACGCCGCTCTGGATAGAATCGTCGATATGTACAACCAAGACCTCGAAGAAAAAGGGCTCGATTCCGTCATGTTCGGTCACATCGGCAATAACCACATCCATGTCAACATCCTTCCCCACAGCATGGACGATTACCTGGAGGGCAAAGTCCTTTACCTGAAGTGGGCCCGCGAAGCCGTCAGGCTGGGGGGAACCGTGTCCGCCGAGCACGGCATCGGCAAACTGAAAACGTCCTTCCTCCTGGAAATGTACGGCGAGGAGGGAGTCCGGCAGATGGCGGCCTTGAAAAGCCTTTTCGACCCTATGGGGATATTGAACAGCGGGAATCTTTTTGAAGTTTAAGTATTACTTTGTCCTTCGCCTTCTTCTTTCCGCAAATACGAAAGCGCAGGTGAAAAAGATGAATATAATAGTCTGCATCAAGCAGGTCCCGGCGACAAACGAGGTCAAGCTGGACCCGCAGACCAACACCATCGTGCGCGAGGGTGTGGAAGCCATCATCAATCCCTTCGACATGTTCGCCATTGAAGAAGCCGTGAGGTTAAAAGAAAAGCTGGGCGGCAAGGTAACC
This window contains:
- a CDS encoding AraC family transcriptional regulator; the protein is MSAKGLADLKEEGFLINRNANIGWNMKKYHFHDFYEINYSLSDNVNFFVGDRIYPVQRGTLFVFNTMDLHRSVSSDGAVYERYVVYFNPEFVQDLCTPQTNLLDCFVNRGPGFSHCVRLSAEQSKTLLSLFDKAEKYYSAGLFGRDVYKKIVLAEILLYVNSLFRNPAFSYPAGDEKGFNRIVPVLQFIQTHLGEDLSLERLAGAFYISKYHLGALFKKATGFTVNEYIINRRVLKARELLKKGFPVQRAGEMVGFNNPSHFIRTFKKLVGLPPKQYVKKRGD
- a CDS encoding transposase, which produces ALGYKQLMEVEAAFRTLKTTLDLRPVYHRKEERIKAHVLLCWLALLLVRLSEVETKQTWRTLRMTLEKMHLVEYESVDGRVWQRTETTEEQRGIFSALRIAEPPKIWHIAPLKAKKT
- a CDS encoding FAD-binding oxidoreductase, which produces MTEAIISLSGDKYSEYLRDESRSTGEAESISFPRSEQDIINILAAVREKGIKLTVQGARTGITGGAVPRGGHIMNLSLMNKVTGARFDKEKNIACLTVQPGLLLSQLRKMLPGLNFDTTGWTSESLAALEDLRKTGPWFFTPDPTETTASLGGMAACNASGARSFYYGATRNHIESLRILLPDGSSFSLKRGRDKASCSNFKILTEQGGVIEGMIPRYRMPGVKNAAGYFVKDGMDLVDLFIGSEGTLGIITEIEIRLVPAPRAMWGVTVFFPEEKSAVLFVRAVRGEPVACLEKPFPHKPVAIEYFNHKSLQLLRTQKERYAAFGQIQELRPEYHTAIYVEYHANSDEELFEIMKRLGRLIAACGGNEENTWVAYKPSDMEKLHFFRHAVPESVNMLIDQRRKKDPALTKLGTDMAVPDAALDRIVDMYNQDLEEKGLDSVMFGHIGNNHIHVNILPHSMDDYLEGKVLYLKWAREAVRLGGTVSAEHGIGKLKTSFLLEMYGEEGVRQMAALKSLFDPMGILNSGNLFEV